Proteins from one Mesotoga infera genomic window:
- a CDS encoding ABC transporter permease, which produces MRSVIALFMASLKAQYEYRLNFWLDTLINGANLFSDFLLMAFLMLSFKEIGGWSLGEIAVIYSIVEMGWGIFRLFGEGLHRFEELMVTGRFDLLLIRPMNTVKQLLLERIDFRRLGVVIEALAVAIFGFTASRIDFGDMWLAYIVLVFFSTVMTFEINIILAAIAFWTVRNSDIIVLAFYSTRTAAMYPAHIYGPVLKNVLTFIVPLATVAYFPVGYLTGRITSIIALISPVLGVTALLPVTVLIWKLGLKHYASTGT; this is translated from the coding sequence ATGAGGAGCGTAATCGCACTTTTCATGGCCAGTCTCAAGGCGCAGTACGAGTACAGGCTGAATTTTTGGCTTGATACGTTGATAAACGGGGCCAACCTTTTCAGCGACTTTTTGCTGATGGCCTTCTTGATGTTGAGCTTCAAGGAGATCGGCGGTTGGAGTCTCGGAGAGATCGCGGTTATATATTCGATCGTCGAGATGGGATGGGGAATCTTCAGGCTTTTCGGCGAGGGACTCCACAGGTTCGAAGAGCTCATGGTGACCGGAAGATTCGACCTTCTCCTCATCAGGCCCATGAACACGGTGAAACAGCTGTTACTAGAGAGGATAGACTTCAGACGGCTTGGAGTCGTGATAGAGGCCCTGGCCGTTGCCATTTTCGGTTTTACGGCCAGTCGCATCGATTTTGGAGATATGTGGCTCGCTTATATTGTTCTGGTCTTCTTTTCGACTGTCATGACATTCGAGATAAATATAATTCTGGCCGCCATAGCTTTCTGGACAGTCAGGAACTCCGACATAATAGTTCTGGCATTCTATTCGACGAGAACGGCGGCTATGTACCCGGCACACATCTACGGGCCGGTCCTGAAGAATGTCCTGACCTTCATCGTGCCTCTGGCGACCGTGGCCTACTTTCCTGTGGGATATCTTACCGGAAGGATAACTAGTATCATAGCCCTAATCTCACCGGTTTTAGGGGTGACCGCCCTGCTGCCAGTGACGGTCTTGATATGGAAGCTCGGTCTAAAACACTACGCAAGCACGGGAACGTGA
- a CDS encoding ABC transporter permease has translation MSGLAIAMTSFNRSRAYLLNHLVNNLGSFIFGYIYVSIWKAALGDSPETPSMVTYIMVNQSILWVTMFLSRGAYLPQKIREGTIVFDLLRPYGLLFCSFFEVAGHGLYSLIFRATPIFLLGYLLLGVSPPEIGSLLPFMLTLFNGFLISFLFNYFVGLWSIKFLSPTAAQGLLYMTMNLLGGAFLPAEYYPGFLRFLMPLLPFACANYYPSSVYLGTVSLVRALVLQCFWIVVLFLLALYMTEKLTRSIQVQGG, from the coding sequence ACCATCTGGTTAATAACCTCGGCAGTTTCATCTTTGGCTACATCTACGTGAGTATATGGAAGGCAGCGTTGGGGGATTCTCCGGAAACGCCGTCGATGGTGACCTATATCATGGTGAATCAATCGATTCTCTGGGTCACGATGTTTCTTTCGCGCGGAGCCTATCTTCCGCAGAAGATAAGAGAAGGGACTATCGTTTTCGATCTTCTGAGACCTTATGGATTGCTTTTTTGCAGTTTCTTCGAAGTAGCCGGTCACGGTCTATACAGTTTGATTTTCAGGGCGACTCCGATATTCCTTCTGGGCTATCTTCTGCTCGGCGTATCTCCTCCGGAGATAGGGAGTTTGCTTCCCTTTATGCTGACTCTCTTCAACGGTTTTTTGATATCGTTCCTCTTCAACTATTTCGTTGGACTGTGGTCGATCAAATTTCTCAGCCCAACCGCGGCACAGGGACTTCTATACATGACCATGAACCTGCTGGGAGGCGCCTTTCTTCCGGCCGAATACTACCCGGGATTTCTCCGTTTCCTGATGCCGCTCCTGCCGTTCGCCTGTGCCAACTACTACCCTTCGAGCGTTTATCTGGGCACGGTGAGCCTGGTCAGGGCCCTGGTTTTGCAGTGCTTCTGGATAGTCGTGCTTTTTCTTCTGGCGCTGTACATGACGGAAAAACTCACGAGATCGATCCAGGTTCAGGGGGGCTGA